One stretch of Stanieria cyanosphaera PCC 7437 DNA includes these proteins:
- a CDS encoding ISAs1 family transposase, producing the protein MKLRPKITLIDHFSKLTDPRIDRTKEHLLIDIVTIAICAMICGADNWVAMETYGQSKQEWLQQFLELPNGIPSHDTFARVFARIDPSEFQQCFRDWVSSIAQLMSAEVVSIDGKTLKHSGSKGIGKKAIHLVNAWASEQRLVLRQCKVDQRSNEITAIPELIKLLELTGCLVTIDAMGTQTEIAQLIQDSGADYCLALKGNHKHLHEEVQQLFALGQAQDWQGIPHSFHRTIEKGHGRTEIRRYWTMATGEFFLDNDKWAGLQSIGLVESVRKIGQETTTSKRYYLNSFASDARLLAHAVRSHWGIENSLHWILDVAFAEDDSPIHSDHAPENLARLRQMALNLLSQEKTAKIGVANKRLKAAWDNDYLAKVLGI; encoded by the coding sequence ATGAAGCTCAGACCAAAAATTACGCTCATTGACCATTTCTCGAAGTTGACTGACCCCAGAATCGACCGCACCAAAGAACACCTACTCATCGATATTGTCACCATTGCCATCTGTGCCATGATTTGTGGTGCGGATAATTGGGTTGCCATGGAGACTTACGGTCAATCCAAACAAGAATGGTTACAGCAGTTTCTGGAGTTACCCAATGGCATACCTTCCCATGACACGTTTGCACGAGTTTTTGCTCGAATTGACCCGTCAGAATTTCAACAGTGCTTTCGGGATTGGGTAAGTTCAATCGCACAATTAATGTCAGCAGAAGTGGTCAGCATTGATGGCAAAACTTTGAAACACTCTGGGTCAAAGGGAATTGGCAAGAAGGCGATTCATCTGGTTAATGCTTGGGCAAGTGAGCAAAGATTAGTTCTCCGACAGTGCAAAGTAGACCAACGTTCTAATGAAATTACCGCTATCCCTGAATTAATCAAACTGCTGGAATTGACAGGCTGTTTAGTGACGATTGATGCCATGGGGACTCAAACCGAGATTGCCCAACTAATTCAGGATTCAGGTGCTGATTATTGTCTGGCTCTCAAAGGCAATCACAAGCACCTCCATGAAGAAGTGCAGCAACTATTTGCCTTGGGTCAAGCTCAAGATTGGCAAGGAATCCCACACAGTTTTCATCGCACTATCGAGAAGGGTCATGGGCGCACTGAAATTCGACGTTATTGGACGATGGCGACGGGAGAATTTTTCCTTGATAATGACAAGTGGGCAGGGCTTCAAAGTATCGGGTTAGTGGAGTCGGTGCGTAAGATTGGGCAGGAAACAACCACCTCGAAGCGTTACTATCTCAATAGTTTTGCTAGTGATGCCCGTTTGTTAGCTCATGCTGTCCGTAGTCATTGGGGAATTGAGAATAGTTTGCATTGGATTTTGGATGTTGCTTTTGCCGAAGATGATTCTCCGATTCACTCTGACCATGCGCCTGAGAATTTAGCTCGATTACGGCAGATGGCTCTCAATCTTCTTTCTCAAGAGAAAACTGCCAAAATTGGCGTAGCTAATAAAAGGCTCAAAGCGGCTTGGGACAATGATTATCTTGCCAAAGTTTTAGGCATTTAA
- a CDS encoding thermonuclease family protein, protein MPLKSNPEREIHLNTEMISAGMAWHYKQYSGNCPNQYEFDLALDNAKQDKVGVYSGNHQPPWEFRKALK, encoded by the coding sequence ATGCCTCTCAAATCCAATCCAGAACGGGAAATACACCTCAACACAGAAATGATTTCTGCTGGAATGGCTTGGCACTACAAACAATATTCGGGTAACTGTCCCAATCAGTATGAATTCGATCTGGCTCTCGATAATGCCAAACAAGATAAGGTAGGAGTTTATTCAGGTAATCATCAACCACCTTGGGAATTTAGAAAGGCGTTGAAGTAG
- a CDS encoding DUF6883 domain-containing protein, translating to MAESNSTKLIPNAENAVVELRKLRDYCLNPEHSTGKHKARLFQSMLGMTAENALLLRQILLEVVKTHEARLGRRDSFGQRYTLDFTLSWQNKSAVIRSGWIIETDSSIPRLTSCYPLT from the coding sequence ATGGCAGAATCTAATTCAACCAAGCTTATACCCAATGCAGAAAATGCAGTTGTCGAGCTTCGTAAATTACGAGATTATTGTCTCAATCCAGAACATAGTACGGGCAAACATAAAGCACGACTTTTTCAATCTATGTTGGGGATGACGGCGGAGAATGCACTCCTGTTACGTCAAATCCTGCTTGAAGTTGTCAAAACCCATGAAGCTAGGTTGGGGCGAAGAGACTCCTTCGGACAGCGTTATACTTTAGATTTTACGTTGTCATGGCAAAATAAAAGTGCAGTCATTCGTAGTGGCTGGATTATTGAGACTGATTCATCAATTCCCCGATTGACCAGTTGCTATCCTCTTACTTGA
- a CDS encoding helix-turn-helix domain-containing protein: MGHSDAKISNKRGKNKKYSHESSIKSQSNSQIYKKETRSPTEAQLCQNRFYEECPSSAITDTVYTAGVTGMDFWALRYNSLNGGKDFSSGRVELQIRDRFDLTDFAEVAYQTKEVIAHQFGEQTLKLHYALAAIAFRKPEAWKEEIKISASKLLSDFGEDKKKRRYIPKAERKINNKPTRYFSKEERLRQIAHHVYLLKRLEVWVKEWRIRSKGVFAIERSNLWEIYSVTDIIRDNTNSKSPLIDIEITYRPGLWFEKFAGHEYLREFGYLTSEALKLDPYQEKMALRLAYFALFALQSNSYRDYYQIETLLKHIGYENEIEIAKVERNIALNLKRSFDRGFKILANFEHPYSFVYDLNVPQWVLPDSKINKPKCWFDIWLKCNGTLQQPEITLERPTKSISVYSQENKKQKLAEEAATDENSLAFGKQIRQARKASGESLRSMAKELHISPSRLSQIENGCYPHPVDTELKIKLLTYLGI; the protein is encoded by the coding sequence ATGGGACATTCTGACGCTAAAATTAGCAACAAAAGAGGCAAAAACAAGAAATACTCTCATGAGTCCAGTATCAAGAGTCAATCCAATTCTCAGATCTATAAAAAAGAAACAAGATCGCCTACAGAAGCACAACTGTGTCAGAATAGATTCTACGAAGAATGTCCTAGTAGTGCAATAACTGACACGGTTTACACAGCAGGAGTCACGGGAATGGACTTTTGGGCATTAAGATATAACAGCTTGAACGGAGGAAAAGATTTTTCCTCTGGTCGAGTCGAGTTACAAATTCGAGACAGATTTGACCTGACTGACTTTGCCGAAGTAGCTTATCAAACCAAAGAAGTAATTGCCCATCAATTTGGCGAACAAACCCTTAAATTACATTATGCCTTAGCTGCCATTGCTTTCCGCAAACCAGAAGCCTGGAAGGAAGAAATAAAAATATCAGCTTCTAAGCTACTGTCTGACTTTGGTGAAGATAAAAAAAAGAGACGATACATTCCTAAAGCAGAACGGAAAATAAACAATAAACCTACCCGTTATTTTTCTAAAGAAGAAAGATTGAGACAAATTGCCCATCATGTATATTTGCTTAAGCGACTAGAGGTTTGGGTCAAAGAATGGCGAATACGTAGCAAAGGAGTATTTGCCATTGAAAGGTCTAATTTGTGGGAAATCTACAGTGTCACCGACATTATTAGAGATAATACTAATAGTAAATCTCCTTTAATTGATATCGAAATCACCTATCGTCCTGGTTTATGGTTTGAAAAATTCGCTGGTCATGAATATCTACGAGAATTTGGATATTTAACTAGCGAAGCACTAAAGCTCGATCCTTACCAGGAAAAAATGGCTTTGAGATTGGCTTATTTTGCTCTTTTTGCTTTACAATCCAATAGTTACAGAGATTATTATCAAATAGAGACTCTTTTAAAACATATTGGTTATGAAAATGAAATAGAAATAGCTAAAGTTGAGCGTAACATTGCTTTAAATTTAAAGCGTAGCTTTGACCGAGGATTTAAAATCTTGGCGAATTTTGAGCATCCCTACAGTTTTGTCTACGACTTAAATGTTCCTCAATGGGTTCTTCCAGATAGCAAAATCAATAAGCCAAAATGTTGGTTTGATATCTGGCTCAAGTGCAATGGTACTCTACAACAACCAGAAATAACTCTCGAACGCCCGACAAAATCTATATCTGTCTATTCTCAAGAAAATAAAAAACAAAAATTAGCTGAAGAAGCAGCTACTGATGAAAATTCTTTAGCTTTTGGTAAACAAATTAGACAAGCTCGTAAAGCCAGTGGAGAAAGTTTGAGAAGTATGGCTAAAGAGCTTCATATTTCACCTTCTCGTCTATCTCAAATTGAAAACGGTTGCTATCCCCATCCAGTTGACACCGAACTAAAAATAAAACTCTTAACTTATTTAGGCATATAA
- a CDS encoding plasmid replication protein, CyRepA1 family — MTQKSSKQFAALDKSNEKQPPNQLTSAEYQELCQGSGIHSDLIELNFFHLEGQAALNRLFISEKLKRTNSGAISYSILKRYRHIEAGGWWVSGVDVLNNYNDDPWGQFKPLQPRLSADKGKIIKYEAPPKHPTGIIALRVSRLLWYKVAKLNKIKLFLSPLALRLRDKNQPLSFWEWVVNNSEVPLIITEGAKKAASLLSLGYAAIALPGIFNGYRQPKDEFGRYTGLAQLIPQLQVFATPGRKIYFAFDKDTKASTIANVNKAIAKTGKLFTKAGVNVKVIRWQEPPKGVDDLIVQHGAEAFHRAYDKALSLETWLVQSSVQLTYQANIRVNRRYLGSLVKAGGRRGDLLLEQSSSPLVPQSPNYLNPIPIPETAKLICLKSPKGTGKTHLLEQIVDRATREGKWVLLLTHRIQLGEALCQRVGLPYLTEIRTVEYGTVLGIGLCIDSLHPNSGARFNADNWQDGVIIIDEAEQVIWHMLNSATCASERVEILAQFKTLIQNNFSGEGKVYLADADLSDVAIDYIRSLAGFHVEPFVIVNDWQPPIQQRWTVYNYEDKNPARLVRDLVNHIKAGGKPFISCSAQKLKSKWGTQNLESYLQLEFPDKKILRIDSETVAEPSHPAYGCIAHLNEILPRYDIAIASPSIETGVSIECQRTDNCYSKVPIAFQLLLEGIITNLGKTQNIPHFDSVWAIAQGVQTADSIRQALARIRASVPRYLWAAYRGFHKSMVGNGAIVKKALIASTKTQASTNIRLLQAADASLSDLDLNTNFQPESLNTWAKRGCYINLSMQNYRNSIVEGLIAEGHLVTSPPELNQKESNPTTEIETQLKQVAQTKYQNECIEIANAPIPTDDQYQKFKDKRAKTKQERWSERKGHLVRRYGSDIAITPELVAKDDEGWYSQLLFHYYLTVGRSYLIERDSKQLKAIAINTKNRLWLPDFNRSLLSTSLRLLETLVIGLLKPGVQQHRHLTDLKFPQVPCPRDCTSCLKSSVPHVQYRGSDPNLQLIAELALSNQRELKTFLGLTIVESDTPIKIVQKLLGLLGLKLTCIGRLGSREQRERVYMLKLPDDGREEIFASWLQRDSAFTQVESTTNMSEDAMFDEASSERIPLLGRRSSISAVRPVSTIGKDNNLSQRMDITREPEHLIQPGTIVKWFKTKGTWIVQATTGIVAKIKDTYGKEVLVNCQELKPC, encoded by the coding sequence ATGACACAAAAATCGTCAAAACAATTTGCTGCCTTAGATAAATCAAATGAAAAACAACCACCAAACCAATTAACATCTGCCGAATATCAAGAACTCTGCCAAGGAAGCGGAATTCATTCCGATCTAATCGAGTTAAACTTCTTCCACCTGGAAGGTCAGGCAGCATTAAATCGTCTGTTTATTTCCGAAAAACTAAAACGAACTAATTCTGGTGCAATCAGCTATAGCATCCTCAAACGGTATCGCCATATTGAAGCTGGAGGTTGGTGGGTATCGGGAGTCGATGTCCTCAACAATTACAATGACGATCCCTGGGGACAATTCAAACCACTGCAACCGAGACTATCGGCAGATAAAGGCAAAATAATTAAATATGAAGCTCCTCCTAAACACCCAACAGGAATAATTGCCCTGAGAGTTTCTCGACTTCTCTGGTATAAAGTAGCAAAACTTAACAAAATCAAGCTATTTCTCTCTCCTTTAGCCCTTAGACTGAGAGATAAAAATCAACCACTATCTTTCTGGGAATGGGTCGTAAATAATTCAGAAGTTCCTTTAATTATTACTGAAGGAGCTAAAAAAGCAGCTTCATTACTCAGTTTGGGTTATGCAGCGATCGCTCTCCCAGGCATTTTCAATGGTTACCGCCAACCCAAAGACGAATTTGGCAGGTATACAGGGCTGGCTCAACTGATTCCCCAACTTCAAGTCTTTGCTACACCAGGACGTAAAATTTATTTTGCCTTTGACAAAGATACTAAAGCCAGTACAATTGCCAATGTTAATAAGGCGATCGCCAAAACAGGAAAACTTTTTACTAAAGCTGGAGTCAATGTTAAAGTAATCCGTTGGCAAGAGCCTCCCAAAGGAGTCGATGATTTAATCGTTCAACATGGTGCAGAAGCATTTCATCGAGCCTATGATAAGGCATTATCTTTAGAAACTTGGCTGGTACAATCTTCAGTACAACTAACTTATCAAGCTAATATTCGGGTTAATAGAAGATATTTGGGGTCTTTAGTTAAGGCAGGAGGCAGACGGGGAGATCTTTTATTAGAGCAATCTTCTAGTCCCCTTGTCCCCCAGTCCCCCAATTACCTAAACCCTATCCCAATTCCCGAAACTGCTAAACTAATCTGCCTCAAATCCCCCAAAGGCACGGGCAAAACCCATTTACTCGAACAAATAGTAGACCGAGCCACTAGAGAGGGTAAATGGGTGTTATTACTTACCCACCGCATTCAACTGGGAGAAGCTTTATGTCAGAGAGTGGGACTGCCCTATCTGACGGAAATCAGAACCGTCGAATACGGAACAGTACTAGGGATAGGACTCTGTATTGACTCTCTTCATCCCAACTCAGGAGCAAGGTTTAATGCCGATAATTGGCAGGACGGGGTGATAATTATCGATGAAGCCGAACAAGTTATTTGGCATATGCTTAACTCTGCTACCTGTGCTTCAGAGAGAGTAGAAATTTTAGCGCAATTTAAAACCCTAATTCAAAACAATTTTTCAGGTGAGGGTAAAGTATATCTTGCCGATGCCGATTTATCCGATGTTGCTATCGACTATATCCGTTCTCTAGCAGGTTTCCATGTCGAACCATTTGTCATCGTCAATGATTGGCAACCACCCATACAGCAACGTTGGACAGTCTATAACTATGAAGATAAAAATCCCGCGCGTTTGGTTCGAGATTTAGTCAATCATATTAAAGCAGGTGGCAAGCCATTTATCAGTTGTTCGGCACAAAAATTAAAATCTAAATGGGGTACGCAAAATTTAGAATCTTATTTACAACTAGAATTCCCAGATAAAAAAATCCTTCGTATAGATTCGGAAACAGTAGCAGAGCCTTCCCATCCAGCTTATGGCTGTATTGCCCACCTCAATGAAATATTACCCCGATACGATATCGCGATCGCCTCCCCTTCAATTGAAACGGGAGTCAGTATCGAATGCCAAAGAACGGATAATTGTTATTCAAAAGTTCCCATAGCCTTTCAATTATTACTTGAGGGAATAATCACGAACTTAGGAAAAACCCAAAATATTCCTCACTTCGATTCCGTCTGGGCGATCGCTCAAGGAGTACAGACTGCCGATTCTATTCGTCAAGCGTTAGCTCGTATTCGTGCTTCGGTCCCTCGTTATCTTTGGGCTGCCTATAGGGGTTTCCATAAATCTATGGTAGGCAATGGGGCTATCGTTAAAAAAGCTCTAATTGCCAGCACTAAAACTCAAGCCAGTACCAATATTCGCTTGCTCCAGGCTGCTGATGCGTCCCTGAGCGACCTCGATCTCAATACCAACTTTCAACCAGAATCCCTCAACACCTGGGCAAAAAGAGGCTGTTATATCAACCTCTCCATGCAAAATTATCGTAATTCTATTGTAGAGGGTTTGATTGCTGAAGGACATTTAGTGACCTCTCCCCCCGAACTTAATCAAAAAGAGTCCAATCCCACTACTGAAATAGAAACACAATTAAAACAAGTAGCCCAAACAAAATATCAAAATGAATGTATCGAAATAGCTAACGCACCCATACCGACTGATGACCAATATCAGAAATTCAAAGACAAACGAGCCAAAACTAAACAAGAAAGATGGAGCGAGCGCAAGGGTCATTTAGTCAGACGATATGGCAGCGATATAGCTATTACCCCCGAATTAGTAGCTAAAGATGATGAAGGTTGGTATTCTCAATTACTCTTCCATTATTATCTCACCGTCGGCAGGTCCTATTTAATCGAACGAGACTCAAAACAGTTGAAAGCGATCGCTATTAATACCAAAAATCGCTTATGGCTGCCAGATTTTAATCGCTCTTTACTCTCTACTTCCCTAAGATTATTAGAAACATTAGTAATTGGATTACTCAAACCAGGAGTTCAACAACACAGACATCTCACGGACTTGAAGTTCCCTCAAGTCCCGTGTCCTCGTGATTGCACAAGCTGCTTAAAAAGCAGCGTGCCTCACGTTCAATACCGTGGTAGCGACCCCAATCTTCAGTTGATTGCCGAACTAGCCTTGTCTAATCAAAGAGAACTTAAAACTTTCTTAGGTTTGACCATAGTTGAATCAGATACTCCGATTAAAATAGTCCAAAAGCTGCTCGGTCTTTTAGGACTCAAGCTAACCTGTATCGGTCGTCTGGGTTCGAGAGAACAGCGAGAGAGGGTTTATATGTTGAAGCTTCCCGATGATGGAAGAGAAGAAATCTTTGCTAGTTGGTTACAAAGAGACAGTGCCTTCACTCAAGTCGAATCTACTACCAATATGTCTGAGGACGCGATGTTCGATGAAGCCTCATCGGAACGCATTCCCTTGCTCGGTCGGCGTTCCTCCATTTCAGCGGTCCGTCCCGTGTCCACTATAGGGAAAGATAATAATTTATCTCAAAGAATGGACATAACAAGAGAACCCGAACATCTTATTCAACCTGGAACGATAGTTAAATGGTTCAAAACTAAAGGAACATGGATCGTACAAGCCACTACTGGCATAGTGGCAAAAATTAAAGATACTTACGGCAAAGAGGTATTGGTAAACTGTCAAGAATTAAAACCTTGTTGA
- a CDS encoding HigA family addiction module antitoxin — MVNIPTNRPPTSPGEMLKEEFLEPMGLTQQQLADGIGVSYQRINELINGKRGITTSTALRLAKYFNTSPDFWLNMQRANELYRVMQKEGGEIEKIQPIV, encoded by the coding sequence ATGGTTAATATCCCAACTAATAGACCCCCTACCAGTCCTGGTGAGATGTTGAAAGAAGAATTCTTAGAACCAATGGGATTGACCCAGCAACAACTCGCTGATGGAATTGGAGTAAGCTATCAAAGGATTAACGAACTGATTAATGGTAAGAGGGGAATTACAACCAGTACTGCTTTGAGATTAGCCAAATATTTTAATACATCTCCTGATTTCTGGTTAAATATGCAAAGGGCGAACGAGCTATATCGGGTCATGCAAAAAGAAGGAGGGGAGATTGAAAAGATTCAACCAATCGTTTAG
- a CDS encoding DUF4926 domain-containing protein → MITNNIKLLDVVALTVDLPEENLWRGQVGTVVEILADGTAMEVEFSDKQGRTYESLGLRPEQFMVLRFEPANPNSQPEMVAI, encoded by the coding sequence ATGATAACCAATAATATTAAACTCCTCGATGTAGTGGCATTAACAGTTGACCTTCCTGAAGAAAATCTCTGGCGGGGTCAAGTGGGAACAGTAGTGGAAATTTTGGCTGATGGTACGGCAATGGAAGTTGAGTTTAGCGATAAACAAGGACGCACCTATGAATCTTTGGGTTTGCGTCCCGAACAGTTTATGGTGTTGCGCTTCGAGCCAGCTAATCCTAATTCTCAGCCTGAGATGGTCGCGATCTAA
- a CDS encoding phage tail protein, which translates to MTSSNGNNSDRDDQERTSRLDRIEAIIESNSRARIAMMEQRATDRLEHEERMRFLEENQRQIIQTQRGIANLLSSLDEDRPTIRAKINGDREQS; encoded by the coding sequence ATGACAAGTAGTAACGGAAACAATAGTGATCGCGACGACCAGGAGCGAACCTCTCGCCTTGACAGAATTGAGGCAATTATAGAATCTAATTCTCGTGCCAGGATAGCCATGATGGAACAACGAGCTACAGATCGGCTCGAACACGAAGAAAGGATGAGGTTCTTAGAAGAGAATCAAAGGCAAATCATCCAGACTCAAAGAGGGATAGCCAATTTATTATCATCATTAGACGAAGACAGACCGACGATACGCGCGAAAATTAACGGCGATCGAGAACAAAGTTGA
- a CDS encoding pYEATS domain-containing protein, with protein sequence MANNRRNTGSDGKKESILEKIFVPVIIALLTAGTAPFWLQMLLDLFKPTPEPTSNPPYASSSNIRVSNNSQRVGGGRWDWTVYIDEDSSTISKIDCVEYTLHPTFSNRFQRVCNSPTNNFALSSNGWGEFNIRANASKFRDEQK encoded by the coding sequence ATGGCAAACAATAGAAGAAACACAGGCAGTGACGGAAAGAAAGAGAGTATCTTAGAAAAGATTTTTGTACCTGTCATTATTGCTCTTCTTACGGCGGGAACCGCTCCTTTTTGGTTACAAATGTTGTTAGATTTATTCAAACCTACTCCAGAACCTACTTCAAATCCCCCTTATGCAAGTTCATCTAATATTAGGGTTAGTAATAATTCTCAACGAGTAGGCGGAGGACGCTGGGATTGGACAGTTTATATCGATGAAGATTCGAGTACTATTTCCAAAATTGATTGTGTTGAGTATACATTACATCCTACTTTTTCTAATCGTTTTCAAAGAGTTTGTAACTCGCCAACTAATAATTTTGCTCTTAGTTCAAATGGCTGGGGTGAATTTAACATCAGGGCAAACGCATCTAAATTTAGGGACGAGCAAAAATGA
- a CDS encoding copper resistance protein B, with product MKNNSTDYRSTLTGLLGIISVLAYAPAIQAGELPQLKTEVSIETFNLEVDNSDTPPENKLPKLTESFLINESIEPAVKIVNYEQWQLSQRHNQTSESIDEEKWPEPVEDSQIFWLLLVDQLEFRGNDGEDTFNWDALSWIGGDYQRLWIKTEGDVGLESGDGEAELQLLYGKLIAPYWDFQAGIKYDQVYSSDGGPGRASGVIGIQGLAPYLFEVDGSLFVSQDGDVSARFSAEYQLLLSQRLILQPEFETNIAIQKVEEFGVGSGLNDLELGLRLRYEISRKFAPYVGINWTRKFGDTAELAEEEGESTDNFSFVGGLRLLF from the coding sequence GTGAAAAATAACAGTACAGATTACCGTTCCACTCTTACTGGATTACTAGGTATAATCAGCGTTTTGGCTTATGCTCCAGCAATACAAGCAGGGGAATTGCCACAGCTTAAAACAGAAGTCAGCATCGAAACATTTAACTTGGAAGTAGATAATTCTGACACGCCACCAGAAAATAAACTGCCAAAATTAACCGAAAGCTTTTTAATCAACGAATCCATCGAACCTGCTGTTAAAATTGTCAACTATGAACAATGGCAGTTATCACAGCGCCATAATCAAACTTCTGAGAGCATTGACGAAGAAAAATGGCCCGAACCTGTAGAAGATAGTCAAATATTTTGGCTGCTATTGGTCGATCAACTGGAGTTTCGTGGCAATGATGGGGAAGATACCTTCAATTGGGATGCTCTAAGCTGGATTGGAGGTGACTATCAAAGACTTTGGATTAAAACGGAAGGAGATGTTGGTTTAGAAAGCGGTGATGGAGAAGCCGAGCTACAACTCCTTTATGGTAAATTAATCGCTCCTTACTGGGATTTTCAAGCTGGAATAAAATACGACCAGGTATATAGTTCTGATGGTGGACCAGGAAGGGCTTCTGGAGTTATTGGTATTCAAGGTTTAGCTCCCTATCTCTTTGAAGTGGATGGTTCTCTTTTTGTCAGTCAAGATGGGGATGTTTCCGCAAGATTCAGTGCTGAATACCAGTTACTTCTCTCTCAACGATTAATTTTACAACCCGAATTTGAAACCAATATTGCTATTCAAAAAGTAGAAGAATTTGGTGTTGGTTCGGGACTCAACGATCTTGAGCTAGGATTACGATTGCGCTACGAAATCAGTCGTAAATTTGCCCCCTATGTTGGTATTAACTGGACGCGCAAATTTGGCGACACTGCGGAGCTAGCAGAAGAAGAAGGTGAGAGTACGGATAACTTTTCTTTTGTCGGTGGTTTGAGGCTCTTGTTCTGA
- a CDS encoding thermonuclease family protein, translated as MKKFLNQIALLIGLLLVTYPYLARKISFLPQFSFNLPQTPTDTTVWQVKSGSIYDGDTLRLIGNNRELKIRLCGIDAPEKNQPLGIEARNYLRSLIAQGDGTVYLVRAGKINTGVLLASCLCLSNPIQNGKYTSTQK; from the coding sequence GTGAAAAAATTTCTCAACCAAATCGCTCTATTGATTGGCTTACTCTTGGTTACTTATCCTTATCTAGCCAGGAAAATCTCTTTTTTGCCTCAATTCTCTTTTAATCTCCCTCAAACTCCTACAGATACCACAGTTTGGCAAGTCAAATCAGGTAGCATTTATGACGGTGACACCCTGCGTTTGATTGGTAACAATCGAGAACTGAAAATTAGACTGTGTGGGATTGATGCCCCAGAAAAAAACCAACCATTAGGAATTGAAGCTCGTAATTACTTGCGAAGTCTCATCGCTCAAGGCGACGGTACAGTTTATCTAGTTCGTGCAGGGAAGATAAATACGGGCGTACTGTTGGCGAGTTGTTTATGCCTCTCAAATCCAATCCAGAACGGGAAATACACCTCAACACAGAAATGA
- a CDS encoding tyrosine-type recombinase/integrase — MTGFFSFINKPLASVAIEDLQLWHRRLQLTDQPSTVSNKLRAIKSLFSFCVKVNYLSINVGSYIKCPKVKEKLAERILSESDCLKLISATKSDRDRALLCLMYGCGLRVSEVCSLTWSDLQSCREGGKCTVFGKGDKTRVVLIPSSVWELLMKLRTRRANSIRPLDMSVPRLIDAVFVSRTGRPLERTMVFRIVKDCAKRSGVSEKASCHWLRHSHASHAIESGCNLRLLQQSLGHSKLETTERYLHINPDQGSSQFINI; from the coding sequence GTGACTGGGTTTTTTTCCTTTATCAATAAACCTCTAGCTTCCGTGGCGATTGAAGATTTACAGTTGTGGCATAGGCGGTTACAGTTAACCGATCAACCGTCTACGGTATCGAATAAACTCAGGGCGATTAAGTCTCTGTTTAGTTTCTGCGTCAAGGTTAATTATTTATCCATTAATGTTGGCAGCTACATCAAATGTCCCAAGGTTAAGGAAAAGTTAGCCGAACGAATCTTATCCGAGTCGGATTGTTTGAAATTAATCTCCGCGACTAAAAGCGATCGCGATCGGGCTTTGTTGTGTTTGATGTATGGTTGTGGTTTGAGAGTATCGGAGGTGTGCAGCTTAACTTGGAGTGACCTGCAATCATGTCGAGAAGGGGGTAAATGCACGGTGTTTGGTAAAGGAGATAAAACCCGCGTGGTGCTGATTCCCTCATCTGTCTGGGAACTGTTGATGAAGCTGAGGACAAGACGGGCGAACTCGATTCGCCCGCTTGATATGTCCGTGCCGAGACTTATCGATGCTGTCTTTGTCTCTCGTACTGGTAGACCGTTAGAGAGGACGATGGTATTCAGGATTGTTAAGGATTGTGCCAAACGCTCTGGTGTATCGGAAAAAGCATCCTGTCACTGGTTGAGACATTCTCATGCTTCCCATGCGATTGAATCGGGTTGTAATTTGAGATTGTTACAGCAATCTCTCGGTCATAGTAAGTTGGAGACGACAGAACGTTATCTGCATATTAATCCCGACCAGGGTTCTAGTCAGTTTATTAATATTTGA